A segment of the Flavobacteriales bacterium genome:
CCGCGTAATCCTCCGGTGATTCGCCGATGAGGACCGCATCGCCGGGAGGCGCCCCCACCGCGTTGTTGGCCAACGCGCTGGTGATGCACGGCACGCGCATGGCCATGGCCTCGAGCAGCTTGTTCTGCAAACCGGTGCCGATCTGCATGGGCGCGATGAAGATCCGTGAGGCGGCGTAAGAGTTGCGGATGTCCTTCACCCAGCCGGTAACGGTGACCAACGGGTCCCGACGGGCCAATTCGCGCACGCTGGCGCTGGGGTCAACGCCGCTGATCAGCAGGGTGGCCTTCGGCCGGGAGCGCCGCACCAAGGGCAGCACCTTGTTCACCAGGTACAGCACGCTGTCGATGTTGGGCGGGTAGTTCATGTTGCCGGTGAACAGCAGGTCATAGCGAGGCTCCTCGGCTTGGGGCGCGAAGTGCTCCATGTCCACCCCATTGGGCACAACAGCCATGCGGTCGCGCAAAGGGTGATAGATATAGTCGCGGTCCTGGGTGCTGATGATCACCTGGTGGTCGAACTGGTCGAACATGAGATTCTCGTACCGGATCAGGCGCTTGGTCTCCAGGCGGAAGATGGGCTTGAGGAACCAGGGCGCCGTCTCCGTGCGGCGCTCCATGCCCTTGCTCAGCGTATCCATGTAATCGAGGGTCTTCGGCAGCGCGTACCGGCGCCGCACGTACTCGGTGGTGCGCACCAGTTGGCAGATCACATGCTCCGGGCCGATGCGATCGATGGCCGCATCGATCCGGCGTTGCGCGTGCGCGTGGTAGAAGTACACTACCTGCACCGGCAGCCGCGCGAAGAGCGCGGTGATGAGCTTGAGCACGATGCGCCAGCGCGGGATGCGCACCACTTCGATGCTGGCGCAGAAACGGGCCAGGTGCGCCACATGCTCGGGCTCGGCAGGCGTATCGCTCAGGCACACCAGGTGGAGCTCGTGCCTCCTGGCTAGGCGCGCGATGAGGTGGTATGCGCGGAGCTTGTCTCCTTTCTCCAACGGATAGGGCACGCGCGAGAGGAGCACCAGCAGCCTCATGCCTTAAGCAGGCGCTTGTAGAATGCGGTGAGGTCCTGCACGATGGGCCTATCGGCATAGGAACGCTCGATCAGCTTGCGGGCCGCCCGGCCCAGCGATGCGGCCCGTGAGGCATCGGCCGCAAGGGCGATCATATGGTCCGCGAAGGCTTGGGCGCTTGTGGCGAGCAGGATTTCCTTGCCATCGGTGCAGCCGATCCCTTCAGCGCCGATTGGCGTGCTCACCACGGCCTTGCCCATGGCCATTCCTTCGATGATCTTCACGCGCATGCCGCCAGCGCTGAACAGCGGCACCACCATCACCTGATGCTTCCGCATGTAGCTCACTGCGTTCTTCACGCGGCCTTTCACCGTAACACCCGCCAGTTCGGCGCTCATCAGGTCGGCGGGCATCCGGTTGCCGGCCAGGTGCAGTTGCGCCTTGGGCTGCTTGCGGATCACTTTGGGCCATACGCTCCCGATCAGCCAGCGGATGCCTTCCTCGTTGGGCAGCCAATCCATGCTGCCCAGGTGGAAGAAGGCGGGTTGGCGCTCAGGGTCGATGGGATCGGCGGGGTATTCTGCGGGATCCACGGCGAAAGGCACGGTGACCACGGGCGTGCGGGTGCCATGCGCGCGGAAGTGCTCCGCATCGCTGGGGCTGATGGCCGCCACACCGTCCACGCGGTCGAGCACGGCCATCTCATACTCTTCGAGCTGCTTGGCCAGGTAGCGCCGATACGGCCGCTTGATGATGTTGCGCTCGCCGCTGGCGATGCGCGACTGGATCATGTG
Coding sequences within it:
- a CDS encoding glycosyltransferase; the encoded protein is MQILQLCNKPPWPPIDGGSKAMHNITRGLLAAGHAVKVLCISTAKQPLDPGSVPVDLMAATAMEGVYVDTAINLVDAFTDLITADNYNISRFFSPDMDIRLIRLLSEQKFDIVQLESLFMTPYIPTIRRYCNARIVLRSHNLEHMIQSRIASGERNIIKRPYRRYLAKQLEEYEMAVLDRVDGVAAISPSDAEHFRAHGTRTPVVTVPFAVDPAEYPADPIDPERQPAFFHLGSMDWLPNEEGIRWLIGSVWPKVIRKQPKAQLHLAGNRMPADLMSAELAGVTVKGRVKNAVSYMRKHQVMVVPLFSAGGMRVKIIEGMAMGKAVVSTPIGAEGIGCTDGKEILLATSAQAFADHMIALAADASRAASLGRAARKLIERSYADRPIVQDLTAFYKRLLKA
- a CDS encoding glycosyltransferase; translated protein: MRLLVLLSRVPYPLEKGDKLRAYHLIARLARRHELHLVCLSDTPAEPEHVAHLARFCASIEVVRIPRWRIVLKLITALFARLPVQVVYFYHAHAQRRIDAAIDRIGPEHVICQLVRTTEYVRRRYALPKTLDYMDTLSKGMERRTETAPWFLKPIFRLETKRLIRYENLMFDQFDHQVIISTQDRDYIYHPLRDRMAVVPNGVDMEHFAPQAEEPRYDLLFTGNMNYPPNIDSVLYLVNKVLPLVRRSRPKATLLISGVDPSASVRELARRDPLVTVTGWVKDIRNSYAASRIFIAPMQIGTGLQNKLLEAMAMRVPCITSALANNAVGAPPGDAVLIGESPEDYAELVLRLLDDAQERDRIAANGCAFVRERFDWDRSAADLERLITARA